cgctgagatctcctgccaagcacgtcacgccgacggtgccgccggcgtttccagtggtgggcctcgaggccaatactctcTACGTCCTTCGTATTAGTTAATATCGCTGCCAGTGAAAATAACATGCTCGTGAGTCATCTAAATCATGCCCCAATATCACGCAGCATATTGTAGAGAAATGGGAAATCCACTGAACATCCTATACCTTGTATCTCGTATCAAGGGATGTTTTCCAGCTAGTATCTTCGCGCACATTAATTAGGGATGCccgcaacaggggcgtagccagaaatttttttcggggggggggggggggtggttcaattatactttatgtatgttcgtgcgtgcgtttgcatgtgtatatatatatacacgcaagcaaaatttaaaaatttcggggaagggggtttgaaacccccccccccccttggctacacccctggcccGCAAGACGTGGAAAGTGGGGAATATGGCGAGGGCTAGCTATCATGCAATGGGCATCCGTTGGACCAATTAAAATACGTCCGTGGGTGGTCCGTGGGACATTCATGTACCAACAACAGGTCTCCGTGAGACATCTCCTGGATAGTCGTTGCGGTCACTGGACACGTAGATTGTAAGCCTAACGTATTTTCTGACGTAATTTACGTTTAAAGCTTACTTCAAAAACGCTTAATTACTTCAATACGAAGTTATTACTATATTATCTTTCTGTGACCCCGGTTTTGAGCATTATCGGTTCTTCGCACGTGCCTACAAAAAACGAAACCTCGACGCTCGGCTAGGCGCAGTCGTGTTTCACGTGCGGCGGGCAACGTTGATCGTTACCAGACGATGCACCGTTGCAATCCACGATGGCACCTGCTGCCGTAAACAGCGTGGACGAAAGTGGAATGGAAACTGAGAACAATATACTCTACGAACTTCTAACGTACTCAGAATGGCAGCAGGAACCCGAGAAACTGGTAAGTCAGCCTGAAATAAATAGGGCGTGCAAGCGTTGCGGATTACGAGTTGTCGATAGTCAACAAACGCGATGCCGAAGTCTCGCTTCGTCAGATGGTCTCGGTTTTCGGTTAGCTCAACATTCGTTGAATAAAATATTTTAGAAACCATGTGTCGTTGTCGCACACAAAACACGTTAGGTCGAATAGTTATGTTGTCCGTACGGCTGCATGTGACTGTCACCACATCCTTGCCACTATAAACCGATGGTTGCAACTGACAACTCTGACATGATAGACACCGCCTTTAGATCTCGGCCACTGCGAGCAGCAATAGGCGCATTTACCGATAGTTTCTTAACAATATTGAGATTGCTATAGATCAGGTAAATTTATTTACCTGTCAAAGACGAATACATGTCAGGCAGGTATTAGATCGTTGCCACTGGAAACACTGTATGAGCTTTGAAATTATGCTTTTTGTTGTTTCCAGAGCCGAGCAGCTTTCGAGCGATCAGAAGATGGCAAGGGATCAGGTATTGTTACCTTCATTCGCTTTCATTCCTTTAACGTCAGTGCACTGTTGCCTTCCAGGCACAAATCTTACCGTTCAAACCTCGCCCATGTGCTTCATTAACAGGATTTTGGGGCTGGCTCGGACTGCTGGCCACGTCAATGTCCAGTATACCGCCCGCTGTTCAAAGGCTCCGCTCCTTTCACATGGAATGGCACTTCGTCGTTGGAGGGTGAGAAAGGTGTTACTTATGTTGCTGTTTACGCTTGCAGAATGGGGACATGCACCCATCCTAACTAGACACCACTCGTTATCGCTGTGTCTGTGGCTCTCTTCACATCGCCCCTTATGTGGCAAGTCCGCAAGACAGATATCGCTGCTTCCCACATAGGCAATGCATGTTTGTTGGTATTACGAATAAATGCACAGGAGACAACTTGCTGAAGTGTCGGCAACACACACGCAGCACCTTCTGCTTTTCCGTTGACACTGCTTTGCAGTGAAGCTGAGGTATAAGTAAGAACACCTGCACACTTTGCATATGCAGAGGTGTCCTCATCATATATTTATAAGTCACAATAGTCTTACTTCAACAAGCGGTTCCGTGTTTGTTTTTTGTAGCATTACGCTCACTTCGAACACATGCTGTGGTctgtaaaaataaagtacaagCTCACTAAACTTGAGCACTCAGTTTCAGTAATGCTTTTTCTGCTACATCTTCGCAATATTTCAGAGATGGCAAAGTTCTGGCCATACTACAGGACCAATGTGTGGAAATTAGGCAAGTGGAATGAAATATACCTTTCCTGCCTTCTATATTCATGATATTTATGATGATATCATGATTTATGATATTCATGATAACAAAATATTCATGATGCAGGTCCTCAAGGGACGAATATGCAACTGTCATTGGCCGGGGAATTGGTGAGCGTCTTCTTAGCACATTTGTGCGTTTTTGTTGTGTGATAGCATGTGATCTGAACCTTGCAGAGGATGTTATTGCTGCCCCCAAAATTTTACTGTTTTGGATACTGTTTCATTCTTGCAATAAGCAAGTAGTTCCCATCTAACATGAGATTTTTGGAATGCGAAACAGAAGATGCCAGATGGCCACATTCGGCACTGCTGTGTGTCGTTTGGTTTGCTTGTTCACTTCTTATTGATATTTAAGCATTGTGTTATGTGTAAATCATGTCAAATTTGGCAGCACACTACGTACGGAGCACTGCTGGAATTTTCCATAACCTGCATATGTTCAGTGCATAGTTGGGCCTTGTATATCCTTACATTGTTCCTGAGCTAAAGTTATCAGCAGATGTCTAGACATCATTGAAGCATCATGTAGCAGAATGGATGTTGTCAGACTTCACTGCCGTCACTGTCACATTAAAGCTTTTGTTTTGAAGCCATGGATATTTTCAATCAGCATGAATGACAATGTTGCCACTAACGAATCCTAGATGTTATGATCAGGAAATTATGTAGTGGCTCAACCTTGCAGCATTCTGCTGTTATTGGCAAACACAATCTTGTTTCTAAGTGGTAGTTAGTCAAAGAAACTGGCCTGACTATGATAAGTTGTGAATTCCCTAGCTTGCAGTAAAACGAGTTTGCTGTGGTGTTCGTACTGGGGGGCTAGTCAGACCTAAACAAAAGTACTTATGGCCCAGCACACTCGGGTTCACATAAAACAATGCAGTTCTGCCTCAGACCCTCATAAAGCTAAAACAATGGGCGCAAAAGCTGTTGTGCTGGACAGTACGGAGAAGGTGGATGAATTAACATTTTTAACTATAATATACTtttgtttctttaatttttcaGTGCAATGTCTTTTCTCATGAAAACTTTCATAAGCTTTGGCTTACATTGAACACCATTTTTTAAAAGTTCAAATGTCATATTTgtgccagtttcttttttttactctattTTATCTCTTTTCAACGTCCCCACATTTGCTGTCCCATGTCGCTGTTAATGTTTACTGCTTTAAACCACATTACGCACTGCTACAAATGTAATACATATACACAGGCCACTATTTGTTGGTTGTTGAGCTCGTATTTGAAATACAGGAAGTTGACGCCATGAATAGCTATGACGGCAGCAGTGTTCAGATGTTGATTTGGGTTTGGTCATGCAGTGCCCCGGGATCCAATGCCTCAGTGGAGACGCATCGTGTGGTCTCCTGACTGCAGCTTCCTGGCCGTCGCCTTGAGCACCGGGCGCGTTGAGTTTTTCGACACTGTGGGCAGCACACTCTTCCACATCCCGGAGGTAAGTGTTTCACTGATGCGCAGTATAACTATCGCTATGTCACTGTTGTTCCTAATTGCAAGTTCATTCTAACCTGAATAGAATGAACTCTGATATCATGAATGAGGTGGCGTATAACTGAGAAAAGCTATAATGTTTCTTGCTGAATGTTTCAGAATTTAAAAATATACGTATGCTTACATTGAATGTAAGATAAAATAGTTATTTTCACTGGGGTGTAAGTATGAGTTGGGATGTAATATGATTCTAGTTGAGCATATGAAGTATGTGTGGCATTCCTCTCTTGTTACAGCCAGTGGTGCAGATTGAAGGAGTTCTGCACGACCTCAGTTATGCCATGGCTGGCATACTCTTCACTGAAGCTCGCGTGCACAAGACACAGTGGTTTGTGTTGTTTTATTCCTTCTGTATTTTTGCTGCATTGCTTAAAGGGCCAGTGTAGCTTTTATATTTATACACACAATGCATACTGTGTGTTAACTTAAGAATTAAAACTCTGATATCATATTAATTAAGTGTACGCATGCAACACTTACAGATCATGTGGTTTACAAGAATTGGAATACCTTTTTTCTAATGATTCAGGTGAACTCAGGGAAGGTGAACTATGATTTTAAAGCCTTTAAGTGGTAGTCAAAATTGTGCACCCTAAGTGTGTCTCGAATTTCGAATATTATTCTCTTGACATGTTCCTCATTTTTCATTTGCAGGTCTTACGAGTTCATAACAGTCAACTACAGGGGTGAGCTAAAAAGCTACCTGCTCAGGTAGGATTGCAGGacacttttttttccctttcttcgattattatttttccctttcttgcaTTATTATTACAAATATTATcagactttttttgtttttggactCCTTTACATATCTATTTAATGTAATGCTTTACTGTGTCAGTTTTATTTTATTGCCTTGACCCCTGTTTCTGTCGAATTACCAAGTTGTTTTTGAGAACATTCTGCATGTGGAGAAATAAGAAATTTCATGTGAGAGAAATACTTGAGTTAGTTCTTACAAATTCACGATGTAATTTACTGCATCCAAGATAGTAGCCATCATGAGTGCTGATTTGCTATTAGATGTTTGATAAAAATTCATACACAGGCTGCCTTCTTTTTCATTCTGTACAGCTTATAGACAGCAAACTGTGTACATTGAGGGAGGCACGAAAAGTAAATCTGTTGATGTTGGGATCAAAATTTAGAAGTGTATTTAAGCATGGTTCATTCGTGCAGTGTCATTGCATGCCTAGTAAAACATGCTTCTCTTAAGTGGTGGACAATTACCTAGGGGAAGTGGTTGATCACACccagacttcgccccccccctccctcatcCCCCCTCCCTCTGTGTGGACACCTTTGAATCAGAATGTTCGAAACAAGTCAAAGACATGAACTGTCAAGTTTGTAAACTGAAAACCAAAATTTTTCACGGAGTGTATTGCTCATATTTTCTGCCACGTGAACAGCCCATCTGAAGGCTACCGCGACAACCACACCCTGAACCTGGCATCCTTCTACTCAAAGGGAGTGACCAGCGTCCAGTACCACCCGTCCCATCAGGTCCTCTTGGTGGCAGGCCGCTCACCCGTGCTCCTGGGAAATGGCGGTGACAGTAACCAGGGCTCAGCCCTGGAATTCGGCATCACAGCTTGGCGGTTTCTCTCCGACTATCCCCACTACAAGCTAGTCACAACACTCAGCGATGACATGCTGGTAAGTCACCCCGTTCAATCAATGCGTGACATCGTCTGTTTGCTGCCTTCTGAGTTGATCTTAAATCTCAATTCACTTATATCAAATCATAAGAGAATGGAACCAACTTAGTGCTTCTGTTACTAACGCTTCATCTTTAAATGTGTGCTTAGATATGGTAGAAGTGAATGTACATGCTGAGCAGTttctgtgaactttattgttgttgttgttgttttttcttataATTGTTGTAATTAGTAGTTTTGCCATGATTTGCAGTCATACCATGCGTGTTGCTATACTATTAATCTTCATCTATTGGTTACTTATTGTTTTGCATTGCATAAATGATTGGGGCT
Above is a window of Rhipicephalus sanguineus isolate Rsan-2018 chromosome 3, BIME_Rsan_1.4, whole genome shotgun sequence DNA encoding:
- the LOC119385990 gene encoding NBAS subunit of NRZ tethering complex, with translation MAPAAVNSVDESGMETENNILYELLTYSEWQQEPEKLSRAAFERSEDGKGSGFWGWLGLLATSMSSIPPAVQRLRSFHMEWHFVVGGDGKVLAILQDQCVEIRSSRDEYATVIGRGIVPRDPMPQWRRIVWSPDCSFLAVALSTGRVEFFDTVGSTLFHIPEPVVQIEGVLHDLSYAMAGILFTEARVHKTQWSYEFITVNYRGELKSYLLSPSEGYRDNHTLNLASFYSKGVTSVQYHPSHQVLLVAGRSPVLLGNGGDSNQGSALEFGITAWRFLSDYPHYKLVTTLSDDMLRMNPRRFLKKMSFYYKQTEDTVYQLSISPSGTKMAAAHTSGALSVWTVPSLTRISLWRLEDMPKFDHLNPQAHKLNKRRYLSLRPESTHLTICDMNWWSDDVSDFFNHLTVGALTLLCSAAET